The Misgurnus anguillicaudatus chromosome 23, ASM2758022v2, whole genome shotgun sequence sequence tgacctactacttctggttagattttgcagtgtgcatacgatggacactttactatcccatgatgccccgggaggAGTTATCCAACAAGACAACGCATCACAGCTATATTCGTGCTGGAATGACATCACGTGATGatgacgtatgtcacgtgatgtagcgaCATGTCGGACGTAGTAcaccgaatctcattcatactatacagtacctactgttttaacggcaAGTAAGTACCTCATCTCATTCAGTACGTACTGTACAGTATGAggtttcggacacagccatAATATTTGGGTTTTATCTCATatttatgcctttaaaaagtcaTGTTTGGGAAAACCTAATTATGAGATAAAGCTGAAATGTATGCCTTTTAAAGTCATAGTATTGGGTTTTATCTCACAATTATGACTTTCAAAAATCACAATTTCAACTTTTACCAGAGCACAATTTATTTCTCATGTGGCGGAAATGGGCTTCCATATTTAAGTTTAGAAGCCCATTAAAGACTGAAATGATGCCtattacacattttaagttaaaacaTTGATGCTTGAATaatattctcattttgtttCTTAGATGCTGACTTTCATTATGTTGGCCAGACTCTCTAAACTCTGTCCATCCTCTGTGGTACAAAGACTGGACAGGCTAGTCGAACCATTAAAAGCTACTTGCACTACAAAGGTGAGTCCTAACATATTGAACATTTTATGTAAAATGCATAGGACACAACAGAAACAGTAAGGTTATGGTTGTCTCTAATCTCATCTAtgtgtgtaaataaaggtaaaagCTGGCTCAGTGAAGCAAGAATTTGAGAAGCAGGAAGAGCTGAGGCGTTCTGCCATGCGCGCCGTCGCTGCCCTGCTGTCTATCAGTGAAGTGGAAAAGAGCCCTGCTATGGCCGACTTTGCCAATCAGATCAGAAGCAATGCAGAAATGGCAACCATCTTTGACAGCCTTCAAGGAGACCCCTTAACAGGGGCAGTGGAATCGATGGACACTAGTTAGGGTTTAAACTAAATGTGTGTGATGGAAACTGCAGTGGACTTTTAAAGTGTTGATGGACAAAATTTAAAAcattgtgtaaaatgtgtatctATTAGACCAAAAAAGTCAGTACATAAAAATTTGGTTTTACAGTTTTTCCACTTTATTGAACAGATGAGACAAGCAATTTATTCGTTCTCCTCGCTGCGCAGTCTGGCGTTGGGGTTTGTGACCTTAATGGCCAGCTGAGCGGCCCTCTCCACAATAAGCTTCCTGTTCTTTGAAGACACATTGTGTGCGATTTCGGCACAGTTGCTCCTACAAAGAAAAAAACTTAAGGTTACCGATGATGTCACGCATTTAACATCAAACCAAGCTTGCTTCATTGTAATCAAAACTTAAATACTAGTTCTCAGAAAGAGGCCCAAAAACAAGCGCTAGTCACTTATTGCAGATTATCTTCCACCTGCCAGCTATGAAAAGAGCTAGAGGTGGAATGGGCATTTCCTCTGCCGTACTATCTCTCCAAATTCAACACCTGAAAGAATATAAACAATTCAACAGGTATGATCTTGGAGATACAagtgtgacccagtctgtgaaatcccagatagaaagtcatttttgtgatatataaatttaaagaacattctgaAAGAATTGCAAGTAATCAAACTTGATCTCAATATAATTGAATTATatgactttagcctggatttcacagacagggtcacatttctcACTTTATCGATTTCTGACCAAATAATTAAAAGAACCTAAAAGTCAATTTCCCGACAGGTGGCTACAAATATGAAACGTTTACGCTCTTACTTGTTGCTCATCATTAGGACTTCAAGTTCCTTGATGTTGTGGACCAAGAACTTCCTGAATCCAGATGGCAGCATGTGTTTGGTCTTTTTGTTGCTTCCATAACCGATGTTAGGCATCAACATCTGACCCTTGAAGCGCCGACGGACCCTGTTGTCAATACCTCTGGGCTTCCTCCAGTTTTTCTATACAAGATGAAAATTAAACACGTTACAGCAATAATAGCATTACTGATAACGTTTATCGTGGTCCATACAGATGTGCAATATTAATCTTCAAGAAACAAACCTTCTAGTTTCAGTTTTCATGACTTGCATTGATGGAAAACTATTAAAATCCCAAATGTTTTAATTACTGTAAACTTTCTTACACTGATCTTGACATAGCGATCCGACTGATGTCTGATGAACTTCTTGGTCCTTTTCTTGACGATTTTCGGCTTGGTGAGAGGTCTGAGGGCTGCCATGGTGGCTGCaataaacacatacagtaataaatacattttacaatcaAATTCACTATAAAACATCAATCTGGGTTAACAATTCATGCATGGTGCACGCAGATTTGCTTACTAGTAATATTTGCAATCTGTCATACTTTGACATTTGATAAGTACACTAATATTTGCAAACACTAAATCATGTGTACAGACTACATAAGGAATaacaaaaattcaataaaaactGAACAATACGCATCTAACGTTACTAGAATAcagtacaaaataaaaacgtaTAAACTGAAAAGTTCTCACGTTCGTGAACACACAACACATGCAAGCTAACACAACCGCATTAGCATAACAAGCTAATTTACACCATTTAACTGCTAAACTGCGTGTCTAACAGTCGTGAACAACTACTTAAACTTGTTTCTGTTGTTACAGCGAGTAAAACTATATGCATTTGGTTTACACGCATTACACCAATGGCCGCCATACAGACCTTGTGTGTTAATTCATATATATATCTAATCATCTACAGCTCTGTGCTTCGCGATacacaaacattaaaatacaataaaggaCGACACAACCGAAAACAGTTGAagagttttattttaatgaaaagaTTAGAGGATGAAATTAGATTTCACTTGAGCTCACCGTTCGGTCTGTCTGTTCCGAAGACAGTCCTGAAGAAGAGAAGGAAGTGACGCAGCGAAAGCCCGGAAATAATATCAGGCAGCGGAAGTTGGTACCACACTCAAATATTTCCCACCGTTGCTGCTGTAAAAATTCTACTAAAATTGAATATAAATAAGAACATAAATTAAGATAACTTTTTTACGTTTATCTTTATGCGTATTTTTAGATACAGCTTTTTGTTTACGTTTTGTTTCGAAATAAATCGTGTTATCTATTTGTAAATTAAATATTGTTCAGTAAGGAAAATAATAGGGGGCCTAATTAGTATTTAGAAAGATTTTCcacatacagtatttttttattttttgctaaaaGCACCGA is a genomic window containing:
- the LOC129452786 gene encoding large ribosomal subunit protein eL32; this encodes MAALRPLTKPKIVKKRTKKFIRHQSDRYVKISKNWRKPRGIDNRVRRRFKGQMLMPNIGYGSNKKTKHMLPSGFRKFLVHNIKELEVLMMSNKSNCAEIAHNVSSKNRKLIVERAAQLAIKVTNPNARLRSEENE